In the Pan paniscus chromosome 8, NHGRI_mPanPan1-v2.0_pri, whole genome shotgun sequence genome, one interval contains:
- the LOC100969281 gene encoding peptidyl-prolyl cis-trans isomerase A-like → MIASLHFSLDDRVRPNLLKKHNKKGFADATATRSPVLPAMVNPTMFFNIAINSEALGHVSFELFADKFPKTEIFRALSTGEKVFGYKGSCFHRIILGLLCQGGDFTCHNGTGGKSVYREKFDDENFILKHTGPGILSMKHTGPGILSMANAGPNTNDSQFFICTAKTEWLDGKHVVSGRVKEGIKIVEAMKRYGSKNGKSRKKITTADCGQL, encoded by the coding sequence atgattgcatcactgcacttcagcctggatgacagagtgagacccaatctcttaaaaaaacacaacaaaaaaggctTTGCAGACGCCACCGCCACCAGGAGCCCTGTACTACCAGCCATGGTCAACCCCACCATGTTCTTCAACATCGCCATCAACAGCGAGGCCTTGGGGCACGTCTCCTTCGAACTGTTTGCAGACAAGTTTCCAAAGACAGAAATCTTTCGTGCTCTGAGCACTGGAGAGAAAGTATTTGGTTATAAGGGTTCCTGCTTTCACAGAATTATTCTAGGGCTTTTGTGTCAGGGTGGTGACTTTACATGCCATAATGGCACTGGTGGCAAGTCTGTCTACAGGGAGAAATTTGATGATGAGAACTTCATTCTGAAGCATACAGGTCCTGGCATCTTGTCCATGAAGCATACAGGTCCTGGCATCTTGTCCATGGCAAATGCTGGACCCAACACAAACGATTCCCAGTTTTTCATCTGCACTGCCAAGACCGAGTGGTTGGATGGCAAGCATGTGGTCTCTGGCAGGGTGAAAGAAGGCATCAAGATTGTGGAGGCCATGAAGCGCTATGGGTCCAAGAATGGCAAGAGCAGGAAGAAGATCACCACTGCTGACTGTGGACAACTCTAA